One Pleuronectes platessa chromosome 9, fPlePla1.1, whole genome shotgun sequence genomic region harbors:
- the LOC128448160 gene encoding LOW QUALITY PROTEIN: uncharacterized protein LOC128448160 (The sequence of the model RefSeq protein was modified relative to this genomic sequence to represent the inferred CDS: deleted 1 base in 1 codon; substituted 1 base at 1 genomic stop codon), whose translation MDGLFGLSVFSVWPWQDVRSLLIFTLVFLVIAECLRTRRPSGFPPGPRVLPLVGTMLSLDFKNLHRQMTQLAEKYGNVYSLKMGSSWVVVLNGLDALQEGLLTKGDILAGRPLIPLHTDVLPDLGIIFTNGYLWKQQRRFALFTLKYFGVGKRSLESTIQDEFNHLSREIAGHEGKPFNPHLAINNAVSNIICSLVFGHRFEYGDEKFLTLIKLIDTGTQIEGSIWAQLYNEFPMLMRRLPGPHHTLQKIYGEMVKFMKIEINQHKKDWDPAEPRDFIDCYLTEIQKSKEDDKEDAGFHENNLVMCSFDLFGAGTETTSTTLRWALLYMTKYPEIQEKVQAEIDQVIGQSRQPCMEDRKDMPYTEAVIHEVQRMANIVPLGLPHSAIRDLQLGGYSLPKVISCTVYCLFPFHPHSLSNHSSXCISQGVTVIPNLTSVLFEKSKWETPFTFNPGHFLNEEGRFVKKAAFVPFSAGKRVCLGENLARMELFVFFTSFMQQFTFSMLPGVQPVLKPRISIILSPQHYEICATQRPLNTCRRSCSISPKLDKISILLHPGICPELNIKLEHHRNHCRFPLWIQRQQVVRMDGLFGLSVFSVWPWQDVRSLLIFTLVFLVIAECLRTRRPSGFPPGPRVLPLVGNMLSLDFKNLPRQMTQLAEKYGNVYSLKMGSSWVVVLNGLDALREGLLTKGDTLAGRPFLPLYTDVLPDLGILLTNGYLWKQQRRFALFTLKYFGVGKRSLESTIQDEFSHLSREIAGHEGKPFNPHLAINNAVSNIICSLVFGHRFEYGDEKFLTLIKLIDTASQIEGSIWAQLYNEFPMLMRRLPGPHHTLQKIFGEMLKFMKIEINQHKKDWDPAEPRDFIDCYLTEIQKSKKDDKEDAGFHENNLVMCSFDLFGAGTETTSTTLRWALLYMTKYPEIQEKVQAEIDQVIGQSRQPCMEDRKDMPYTEAVIHEVQRMGNIVPLGLPHSAIRDLQLGGYSVPKGVTVIPNLTSVLFEKDKWETPFTFNPGHFLNEEGRFVKKAAFVPFSAGKRVCLGENLARMELFVFFTSFMQQFTFSMPPGVQPVLKPRISIILSPQHYEICATQR comes from the exons ATGGATGGGCTCTTTGGATTGTCCGTTTTCTCTGTGTGGCCGTGGCAGGACGTTCGCAGTCTGCTCATCTTCACTCTGGTCTTCTTGGTGATAGCAGAGTGTTTGAGGACCCGTCGTCCCAGCGGTTTTCCTCCAGGACCCCGGGTTCTTCCTCTTGTGGGGACCATGTTGTCCCTTGACTTTAAGAATCTCCATAGACAAATGACCCAG TTGGCAGAGAAGTATGGGAATGTGTACAGCCTTAAGATGGGCTCCTCCTGGGTAGTGGTGTTGAATGGCCTTGACGCCCTTCAAGAAGGTCTACTCACCAAGGGAGACATCCTGGCGGGCCGACCgttaattcctcttcatactgACGTGCTTCCTGATCTGG GTATTATCTTTACCAACGGATACTTGTGGAAACAGCAAAGACGATTTGCCCTCTTCACTCTCAAGTACTTTGGAGTTGGCAAGAGATCCCTGGAATCTACCATACAGGATGAATTCAATCACCTATCTAGAGAGATTGCTGGTCATGAAG GCAAACCCTTCAATCCTCACTTGGCTATAAACAATGCCGTGTCCAACATCATCTGCTCCCTGGTGTTTGGTCACCGCTTTGAGTACGGCGATGAGAAGTTTCTCACCTTGATCAAGTTGATTGATACGGGAACTCAAATCGAGGGCTCCATTTGGGCTCAG CTGTACAATGAGTTTCCCATGCTGATGAGACGTCTGCCAGGCCCTCACCACACTCTTCAGAAAATCTATGGTGAAATGGTGAAGTTTATGAAAATAGAAATCAATCAGCACAAGAAAGACTGGGACCCCGCGGAGCCCAGAGACTTCATCGACTGTTACCTGACTGAGATTCAGAAG AGCAAGGAGGACGATAAAGAGGATGCTGGTTTTCACGAGAATAATTTGGTGATGTGTTCGTTTGATCTGTTCGGAGCCGGCACTGAGACCACATCCACCACCCTGCGCTGGGCTCTGCTCTACATGACCAAGTACCCGGAGATTCAGG AGAAAGTCCAGGCTGAAATAGACCAAGTGATTGGACAGTCCAGGCAGCCGTGCATGGAGGACCGTAAAGACATGCCCTACACTGAGGCCGTCATCCACGAGGTGCAGAGGATGGCCAACATCGTTCCTCTGGGGCTGCCTCACTCCGCCATCAGGGACCTCCAGCTGGGAGGCTACTCACTCCCAAAGGTAATTTCTTGCACTGTGTATTGTCTTTTCCCCTTCCatccacactctctctccaac CACTCATCCTGATGCATTTCTCAGGGCGTCACAGTGATTCCTAATCTGACCTCGGTGCTGTTCGAGAAGAGCAAGTGGGAGACGCCCTTCACCTTCAACCCGGGACACTTTCTGAATGAGGAGGGAAGGTTTGTGAAGAAGGCTGCGTTCGTCCCTTTCTCTGCTG GTAAGCGGGTGTGTCTCGGGGAGAACCTGGCCAGGATGGAGCTCTTCgtgttcttcacctccttcatgCAGCAATTCACCTTCTCCATGCTTCCTGGGGTGCAGCCTGTCTTAAAGCCCCGCATTAGCATCATTCTTTCACCCCAACACTATGAAATCTGTGCCACGCAGCGT CCACTGAACACATGTAGACGATCCTGCTCTATATCACCGAAGTTAGACAAGATATCGATTTTATTACATCCGGGAATTTGCCCTGAGTTAAATATAAAACTAGAGCACCATCGGAATCACTGCAGATTTCCCCTGTGGATCCAGCGGCAGCAGGTTGTGAGGATGGATGGGCTCTTTGGATTGTCCGTTTTCTCTGTGTGGCCGTGGCAGGACGTTCGCAGTCTGCTCATCTTCACTCTGGTCTTCTTGGTGATAGCAGAGTGTTTGAGGACCCGTCGTCCCAGCGGTTTTCCTCCAGGACCCCGGGTTCTTCCTCTTGTGGGGAACATGTTGTCCCTTGACTTTAAGAATCTCCCCAGACAAATGACCCAG TTGGCAGAGAAGTATGGGAATGTGTACAGCCTTAAGATGGGCTCCTCCTGGGTAGTGGTGTTGAATGGCCTTGACGCCCTTCGAGAAGGTCTACTCACCAAGGGAGACACCCTGGCGGGCCGACCGTTTCTTCCTCTCTATACTGACGTACTTCCTGATCTGG GTATTCTCTTAACCAACGGATACTTGTGGAAACAGCAAAGACGATTTGCCCTCTTCACTCTCAAGTACTTTGGAGTTGGCAAGAGATCCCTGGAATCTACCATACAGGATGAATTCAGTCACCTATCTAGAGAGATTGCTGGTCATGAAG GCAAACCCTTCAATCCTCACTTGGCTATAAACAATGCCGTGTCCAACATCATCTGCTCCCTGGTGTTTGGTCACCGCTTTGAGTACGGCGATGAGAAGTTTCTCACCTTGATCAAGTTGATTGACACGGCATCTCAAATCGAGGGCTCCATTTGGGCTCAG CTGTACAATGAGTTTCCCATGCTGATGAGACGTCTGCCAGGCCCTCACCACACTCTTCAGAAAATCTTTGGTGAAATGTTGAAGTTTATGAAAATAGAAATCAATCAGCACAAGAAAGACTGGGACCCCGCGGAGCCCAGAGATTTCATCGACTGTTACCTGACTGAGATTCAGAAG AGCAAGAAGGACGATAAAGAGGATGCTGGTTTTCACGAGAATAATTTGGTGATGTGTTCGTTTGATCTGTTCGGAGCCGGCACTgagaccacctccaccaccctgCGCTGGGCTCTGCTCTACATGACCAAGTACCCGGAGATTCAGG AGAAAGTCCAGGCTGAAATAGACCAAGTGATTGGACAGTCCAGGCAGCCGTGCATGGAGGACCGTAAAGACATGCCCTACACTGAGGCCGTCATCCACGAGGTGCAGAGGATGGGCAACATCGTTCCTCTGGGGCTGCCTCACTCCGCCATCAGGGACCTCCAGCTGGGAGGCTACTCAGTCCCAAAG GGCGTCACAGTGATTCCTAATCTGACCTCGGTGCTGTTCGAGAAGGACAAGTGGGAGACGCCCTTCACCTTCAACCCGGGACACTTTCTGAATGAGGAGGGAAGGTTTGTGAAGAAGGCTGCGTTCGTCCCTTTCTCTGCTG GTAAGCGGGTGTGTCTCGGGGAGAACCTGGCCAGGATGGAGCTCTTCgtgttcttcacctccttcatgCAGCAATTCACCTTCTCCATGCCTCCTGGGGTGCAGCCTGTCTTAAAGCCCCGCATTAGCATCATTCTTTCACCCCAACACTATGAAATCTGTGCCACGCAGCGTTAA
- the LOC128448607 gene encoding cytochrome P450 2J6 — translation MDSIFSVIGSYVDWDVKSLLLFLAVFILTTDYIKNRRPASFPPGPWALPVVGNIFTVDHSRTHESLTELGRSYGDVFSLRMGSEWMVVLNRFEVLKEALVTQGDSLAERPDLPLSVESCNGLGLVFSENHIWRPQRRFALSTLRHFGLGKRSLEPVIRDEFTHCAKEFSDNKGKPFDPHLIINNTVSNIICFLVFGHRFEYSDETFMRMLKLIGKGLEIEGSIWAQLYNSFPLLMRRLPGPHQTVKRIWGEVGDFIRVELEEHKQNWDPSDQRDYIDCYLNEMNKGQSDDSFDEENLVMSILDLFVAGSETTSSTLLWAFLYMANNPEIQEKVQAELDRVIGQSRLPYMEDFANLPYTYAVVHEVQRMGNIAPLSLPHLTTRDLQLGGYTIPKGITIIPNLTSVMFDENEWETPFTFNPGHFLNEEGKFVKKAAFLPFSAGKRACLGESLAKMELFLFFTSFMQRFTFSMPAGVKSEMEYCFGLTLAPRPYELCVSPR, via the exons ATGGATTCCATCTTCTCTGTGATTGGATCCTACGTTGACTGGGATGTGAAAAGTCTGCTTCTCTTCTTGGCAGTTTTCATCCTGACTACAGATTATATCAAGAACCGTCGGCCGGCCAGCTTCCCTCCAGGACCCTGGGCACTTCCTGTTGTGGGCAACATATTCACCGTGGACCACAGCAGGACTCACGAGAGTCTGACCGAG TTAGGGAGAAGCTATGGGGACGTGTTCAGCCTGAGAATGGGCTCTGAGTGGATGGTGGTGTTGAACAGGTTTGAGGTTCTGAAAGAAGCTCTGGTGACGCAGGGAGACAGCCTGGCAGAGCGACCTGACCTCCCACTGTCGGTGGAGTCATGCAATGGACTAG GTCTCGTATTCAGCGAGAATCACATCTGGAGGCCACAAAGACGTTTTGCACTTTCAACCCTGAGGCATTTTGGACTGGGCAAGAGGTCACTTGAACCTGTTATCCGTGATGAATTTACACATTGTGCAAAGGAGTTCAGTGACAACAAAG GTAAGCCCTTCGATCCACACCTCATCATCAACAACACCGTCTCCAACATCATATGCTTCCTGGTTTTTGGTCATCGCTTCGAGTACAGTGATGAGACCTTCATGAGAATGTTGAAGCTGATAGGAAAAGGCCTCGAGATCGAAGGCTCCATCTGGGCACAG CTCTACAACTCGTTTCCTCTGCTGATGAGACGTTTGCCGGGGCCACATCAGACGGTCAAGCGCATCTGGGGTGAAGTTGGGGACTTTATAAGAGTCGAGCTTGAAGAGCACAAACAGAACTGGGATCCCTCGGACCAGAGAGACTACATAGACTGTTACCTGAATGAGATG AATAAAGGACAGTCTGACGATAGTTTTGACGAGGAAAACCTGGTTATGAGCATCCTCGATCTGTTTGTGGCTGGTTCAGAGACCACGTCCAGCACCCTTCTCTGGGCTTTTCTTTACATGGCGAATAACCCTGAAATCCAAG AGAAAGTCCAGGCTGAACTAGACCGAGTGATTGGACAGTCCAGACTGCCGTACATGGAGGATTTTGCCAACCTGCCCTATACTTACGCTGTCGTCCATGAGGTGCAGAGGATGGGCAACATAGCTCCTCTAAGCCTGCCTCATCTCACCACCAGAGACCTCCAGCTGGGAGGCTACACCATCCCAAAG GGCATTACAATCATTCCCAATCTGACCTCGGTGATGTTTGATGAGAATGAGTGGGAGACGCCCTTCACCTTTAACCCGGGACACTTTCTGAACGAGGAGGGCAAGTTTGTGAAGAAAGCTGctttcctccctttctctgcag GTAAACGAGCGTGCCTCGGGGAGAGCCTGGCCAAGATGGagcttttcctcttcttcacctccttcatgCAGCGCTTCACCTTCTCCATGCCTGCTGGGGTGAAATCTGAGATGGAGTATTGTTTTGGCCTCACTCTGGCACCACGTCCATATGAATTATGTGTATCACCACGTTAA